The Hydrogenophaga crocea genome contains a region encoding:
- a CDS encoding 3-hydroxyacyl-CoA dehydrogenase yields MEIAGKVFIVTGGASGLGEGTARMLAANGGKVVIADMQAEKGEAVAQAIGGVFVKCDVSSEADGQAVVAKAVSLGKLVGLVNCAGIAPAEKTVGKNGPHSLAVFTKTIMVNLVGTFNMIRLAADAMSKNEPEATGERGVLINTASVAAYDGQIGQAAYSATKGGVVGMTLPIARDLARNGIRNMTIAPGIFGTPMLFGMPKEVQDALAAGVPFPSRLGTPEDYAKLAKHIIENDMLNGEVIRLDGAIRLAPK; encoded by the coding sequence ATGGAGATTGCAGGCAAGGTTTTCATCGTCACCGGCGGGGCTTCGGGCCTCGGAGAAGGCACGGCGCGCATGCTCGCGGCCAACGGCGGCAAGGTCGTCATCGCCGACATGCAGGCCGAAAAGGGCGAGGCCGTGGCCCAGGCCATCGGCGGCGTGTTCGTCAAGTGCGACGTGAGCAGCGAGGCCGATGGCCAGGCCGTGGTGGCCAAGGCCGTGTCGCTCGGCAAGCTCGTGGGCCTGGTCAACTGCGCGGGCATCGCGCCGGCCGAGAAGACCGTGGGCAAGAACGGCCCGCATTCGCTGGCCGTGTTCACCAAGACCATCATGGTCAACCTGGTGGGCACCTTCAACATGATCCGCCTGGCCGCCGACGCCATGAGCAAGAACGAGCCCGAAGCCACGGGCGAGCGCGGCGTGCTCATCAACACCGCCAGCGTGGCGGCCTACGACGGCCAGATCGGCCAGGCCGCCTACAGCGCCACCAAGGGCGGTGTGGTCGGCATGACGCTGCCGATCGCGCGCGACCTCGCGCGCAACGGCATCCGCAACATGACCATCGCCCCCGGCATCTTCGGCACGCCCATGCTGTTCGGCATGCCCAAGGAAGTGCAGGACGCGCTGGCCGCCGGCGTGCCCTTCCCGAGCCGCCTCGGCACGCCCGAGGACTACGCCAAGCTGGCGAAACACATCATCGAGAACGACATGCTCAACGGCGAGGTGATCCGCCTCGACGGCGCGATCCGCCTGGCGCCGAAATGA
- a CDS encoding gamma-glutamyltransferase family protein has protein sequence MKRWPYPLVLSLLLAACAQPPATPTQPPPPEAASGYTAKPGWSFGRFAVAAANPLATEAGAAILREGGSAVDAAIAVQMVLTLVEPQSSGIGGGAFLLHWNGRRVQAFDGRETAPAAVDERLFLDAQGKPLPFAQAVASGRSVGVPGAVAMLALAHRQHGRLPWARLFDPAIALAERGFAVSPRLHTLLAAETALPQDPVARAYFFRADGQPHPVGHVLRNPELAAVLRQIAALGPQAMSEGPIANAIVAKVRQHPRLPGALSLDDLRRYQPREREALCQPQRAGGRWVRLCGFPPPSSGGIAVAQILGLLSRTPQALAGLREGKPGADWLHAYTEASRLAFADRAQYLADPDFVSAPGGDWRLLLDPDYLNARAALIGPQRMPQVAPGRPAGGAALAFAPMPAQPESGTSHISIVDAHGHALAMTTTIEAAFGARLMVTTDPSRPGGFLLNNELTDFSFTPADAQGRPVANRVQPGKRPRSSMAPTLVFDAETGEPLMSAGSPGGALIIHYTAKALLGTLHWGLHPQAALDLPNFGSLGGPLLLEKDRFPAATVQALQALGHTVEAVDMTSGAQALVRRGGRWLGGADPRREGIVSGD, from the coding sequence ATGAAGCGCTGGCCCTACCCCCTGGTTCTGTCTCTCCTGCTGGCGGCCTGCGCGCAGCCGCCCGCCACACCTACCCAGCCGCCGCCCCCCGAGGCGGCTTCCGGTTACACCGCCAAGCCCGGCTGGTCCTTCGGCCGCTTTGCCGTGGCCGCGGCCAATCCGCTGGCCACCGAAGCGGGCGCCGCCATCCTGCGCGAAGGCGGCAGCGCGGTCGACGCGGCGATTGCCGTGCAGATGGTGCTCACGCTGGTGGAGCCGCAATCGAGCGGCATCGGCGGCGGCGCCTTCCTGCTGCACTGGAACGGCCGGCGCGTGCAGGCCTTCGACGGCCGCGAAACCGCCCCCGCGGCGGTGGACGAGCGCCTGTTCCTCGACGCCCAGGGCAAGCCCCTGCCCTTCGCGCAAGCCGTGGCCAGCGGCCGCTCGGTGGGCGTGCCGGGCGCCGTGGCGATGCTGGCCCTGGCCCACCGCCAGCACGGCCGCCTGCCCTGGGCCCGTTTGTTCGACCCCGCCATCGCGCTCGCCGAGCGCGGCTTCGCGGTGAGCCCGCGCCTGCACACCTTGCTGGCCGCCGAGACCGCCCTGCCGCAAGACCCGGTCGCCCGCGCCTACTTTTTTCGCGCTGACGGCCAGCCCCACCCCGTGGGCCATGTGCTGCGCAACCCCGAACTCGCGGCGGTGCTGCGGCAGATCGCCGCCCTCGGCCCGCAGGCGATGAGCGAAGGCCCGATCGCCAACGCCATCGTCGCCAAGGTGCGTCAGCACCCCAGGCTGCCGGGCGCACTTTCGCTCGACGACCTGCGCCGGTACCAGCCGCGCGAGCGCGAAGCGCTGTGCCAGCCGCAGCGCGCGGGCGGGCGCTGGGTGCGCCTGTGCGGCTTTCCGCCACCGAGTTCGGGCGGCATCGCGGTGGCCCAGATCCTGGGTCTTCTCTCGCGCACGCCGCAGGCGCTCGCGGGCCTGCGCGAGGGCAAGCCCGGCGCCGACTGGCTGCACGCCTACACCGAGGCCTCGCGCCTGGCTTTCGCCGACCGCGCCCAGTACCTCGCCGACCCCGACTTCGTGTCCGCGCCCGGCGGCGACTGGCGCCTGCTGCTCGACCCCGACTACCTCAACGCGCGCGCCGCGCTCATCGGCCCGCAGCGCATGCCGCAGGTGGCGCCCGGCCGGCCCGCGGGCGGCGCCGCGCTGGCCTTCGCGCCCATGCCGGCCCAGCCCGAGTCGGGCACCAGCCACATCAGCATCGTGGACGCACACGGCCACGCCCTGGCCATGACCACCACCATCGAAGCCGCGTTCGGCGCGCGCCTCATGGTCACCACCGACCCGTCGCGGCCCGGCGGCTTCCTGCTCAACAACGAGCTCACCGACTTCAGCTTCACCCCCGCCGACGCACAGGGCCGCCCGGTGGCCAACCGCGTGCAACCGGGCAAGCGCCCGCGTTCGTCCATGGCGCCCACGCTGGTGTTCGACGCCGAGACCGGCGAGCCGCTGATGAGCGCGGGCAGCCCCGGGGGCGCGCTCATCATCCACTACACGGCCAAGGCCTTGTTGGGCACGCTGCACTGGGGCCTGCACCCCCAGGCCGCACTCGACCTGCCGAACTTCGGCAGCCTGGGCGGCCCCTTGCTGCTCGAGAAAGACCGCTTTCCCGCGGCCACCGTGCAGGCGCTGCAGGCGCTGGGCCACACGGTGGAAGCGGTGGACATGACCAGTGGCGCCCAGGCGCTGGTGCGCCGCGGCGGGCGATGGCTGGGCGGGGCCGACCCGCGTCGCGAGGGCATCGTGAGCGGCGACTGA
- the dnaG gene encoding DNA primase: MAIPQSFIQELLSRVDVVDVVGRYVQLKKGGANFMGLCPFHGEKSPSFSVSPTKQFYHCFGCGANGNAIGFLMEHVGMGFVEAVKELASQVGLQVPDEDISPQERERAAQQRQQQATLTDVLEKAGKSYQQQLKGSPRAVDYLKRRGLSGQIAKVFGLGYAPEGWRHLAGVFPDYASPLLTESGLVIEHADEKGQDGQAKRYDRFRDRIMFPIRNVKGECIGFGGRVLDKGEPKYLNSPETPVFSKGRELYGLFEARTAIRQHGYALVTEGYMDVVALAQLGFANAVATLGTACTPDHVQKLFRFTDAVVFSFDGDAAGRRAARKALDAALPWASDTRSVKFLFLPAEHDPDSYIREHGTDAFAERVKEAVPLSRFLLEAAAADCDLKSAEGRARMASQARPLWTALPEGALKRQLLGEIAQGAGLDTTDLERLWSAPTGRTGSGTPGQRRAAGPDDGAPPRGDNERAWRPRQAGGPGPSDRQGRYGRSERTERRGPAGARRGLVSREDRALGLLLSNPAAWDALSADDHHLLAELPGAHGVLFAWLESQIHEHGPQPWAVLREILREQPHEALAHQAVEQVALTPGAEQDAEELAHVMLRLRIDRLKVLENEAIARAGSDPAELRRYADIQAQRKALEHQIGASPV, from the coding sequence ATGGCCATTCCCCAGAGCTTCATCCAGGAACTGCTCAGCCGCGTCGACGTGGTCGACGTGGTGGGCCGCTACGTGCAGCTCAAGAAGGGCGGCGCCAACTTCATGGGGCTGTGCCCCTTCCACGGCGAGAAGTCGCCTTCGTTCAGCGTCAGCCCGACCAAGCAGTTCTATCACTGCTTCGGCTGCGGGGCCAACGGCAACGCCATCGGCTTCCTCATGGAGCACGTGGGCATGGGCTTCGTCGAGGCGGTAAAGGAGCTGGCCTCGCAGGTGGGCCTGCAGGTGCCCGACGAAGACATCTCGCCGCAGGAGCGCGAGCGCGCCGCGCAGCAGCGCCAGCAGCAGGCCACGCTCACCGACGTGCTGGAGAAGGCCGGCAAGTCGTACCAGCAGCAGCTCAAGGGCTCGCCGCGCGCGGTCGACTACCTCAAGCGGCGCGGCCTTTCGGGCCAGATCGCCAAGGTCTTCGGCCTGGGCTACGCACCCGAGGGCTGGCGCCACCTGGCCGGCGTGTTTCCCGACTACGCCTCGCCGCTGCTCACCGAGTCGGGCCTGGTGATCGAACACGCCGACGAAAAAGGCCAGGACGGCCAGGCCAAGCGCTACGACCGCTTCCGCGACCGCATCATGTTCCCGATCCGCAACGTCAAGGGCGAGTGCATCGGGTTCGGCGGGCGCGTGCTCGACAAGGGCGAGCCCAAGTACCTGAACTCGCCCGAAACGCCCGTGTTCAGCAAGGGCCGCGAGCTCTATGGCCTGTTCGAAGCGCGCACCGCCATCCGCCAGCACGGCTACGCCCTGGTCACCGAGGGCTACATGGACGTGGTGGCGCTCGCGCAGCTCGGCTTCGCCAATGCCGTGGCCACGCTGGGCACCGCCTGCACGCCCGACCACGTGCAGAAGCTGTTCCGCTTCACGGACGCGGTGGTCTTCAGCTTCGACGGCGACGCCGCCGGCCGGCGCGCCGCGCGCAAGGCGCTCGACGCCGCCCTGCCCTGGGCCAGCGACACGCGCAGCGTGAAGTTCCTGTTCTTGCCGGCCGAGCACGACCCCGACAGCTACATCCGCGAGCACGGCACCGACGCCTTCGCCGAGCGTGTGAAAGAGGCCGTGCCGCTGTCGCGCTTTCTGCTCGAGGCCGCGGCCGCCGACTGCGACCTCAAGAGCGCCGAAGGCCGAGCACGCATGGCCAGCCAGGCCCGCCCGCTCTGGACCGCCCTGCCCGAAGGCGCGCTCAAGCGCCAGCTGCTGGGCGAAATCGCCCAAGGTGCCGGCCTCGACACCACCGACCTCGAGCGGCTCTGGTCGGCCCCCACGGGCCGAACGGGCAGCGGGACCCCGGGCCAGCGCCGTGCGGCCGGCCCCGACGACGGTGCGCCGCCGCGCGGCGACAACGAGCGTGCCTGGCGCCCGCGCCAGGCCGGCGGCCCGGGCCCGTCCGACCGCCAGGGCCGCTACGGACGTTCAGAGCGCACCGAACGGCGCGGCCCGGCCGGCGCGCGCCGCGGCCTGGTGAGCCGCGAAGACCGCGCGCTCGGCCTGTTGCTGTCCAACCCCGCGGCCTGGGACGCGCTCTCGGCCGACGACCACCACCTGCTGGCCGAACTGCCCGGCGCGCACGGTGTGCTGTTCGCCTGGCTCGAATCGCAGATCCACGAGCACGGCCCGCAACCCTGGGCGGTGCTGCGTGAAATCCTGCGCGAGCAGCCGCACGAGGCCCTGGCCCACCAGGCGGTGGAGCAGGTGGCGCTGACCCCGGGCGCGGAGCAGGACGCCGAAGAACTGGCCCACGTGATGCTGCGCCTGCGCATCGACCGCCTGAAGGTGCTCGAGAACGAGGCCATCGCCCGCGCCGGCAGCGACCCGGCCGAACTGCGGCGTTATGCCGACATCCAGGCCCAACGCAAGGCGCTGGAGCACCAGATCGGCGCCTCGCCGGTATAA
- the rpoD gene encoding RNA polymerase sigma factor RpoD → MPAKKASASAASNTKATAKKAPAAQAKPAASPKKAPAVTTKTPAKAAPAKKAPAAKTSASSTAKKAKPEALGEELLDEAVPAKKKPGRPAKAAADKPAAKRGRKPAAGKAAAKDEDDLGDDLVDDLDGEDLGEDVVEEVTTEEAQPTEKAKPLRMKISKAKERALMKEFGLDETILSEEEARARRERLKTLIKLGKTRGYLTHGEINDHLPDKLVEAETLEVVVSLLNDMGVAVYEQTPDAETLLLNNTGPTAATEEEAEEEAEAALSTVDSEFGRTTDPVRMYMREMGTVELLTREGEIEIAKRIEGGLHSMMEAISESPATIAEILAMAEEIREGKVVISTVVDGFADADEADDYVAEEDFDDYDEADDDDGKGGSKALTRKLEELKREALERFDALREMFEKLHKAYDKEGYGSANYTKTQQAITEKLMTIRFTAKAIEKLCSTVRGQVDEIRKKERELRRIIVDKCGMPQETFIKEFPPNLLNLKWVEKQAAAGKPWSTVLERNIPPVQELQQGLIDIQNSVVVPIEQLKGIHKRMNEGEASSRDAKKEMIEANLRLVISIAKKYTNRGLQFLDLIQEGNIGLMKAVDKFEYRRGYKFSTYATWWIRQAITRSIADQARTIRIPVHMIETINKMNRISRQHLQEFGFEPDASILAEKMEMPEDKIRKIMKIAKEPISMETPIGDDDDSHLGDFIEDTTNTAPIEAAMQAGLREVVKEILDSLTPREAKVLRMRFGIEMSTDHTLEEVGKQFDVTRERIRQIESKAVRKLKHPSRSDKLRSFIDSL, encoded by the coding sequence ATGCCCGCGAAGAAAGCCAGTGCGTCCGCTGCTTCCAACACCAAGGCCACCGCCAAGAAGGCGCCTGCGGCCCAGGCCAAACCGGCGGCTTCTCCCAAGAAAGCCCCTGCAGTGACGACCAAGACCCCCGCCAAGGCGGCGCCGGCCAAAAAGGCCCCGGCCGCCAAGACCTCTGCCAGCAGCACCGCCAAGAAGGCCAAGCCCGAAGCGCTCGGCGAAGAGCTGCTCGACGAGGCCGTGCCCGCCAAGAAGAAGCCCGGCCGCCCGGCCAAGGCCGCTGCCGACAAGCCGGCCGCCAAGCGCGGCCGCAAGCCCGCCGCCGGCAAGGCCGCGGCCAAGGACGAAGACGACCTGGGCGACGACCTGGTCGACGACCTCGATGGCGAGGACCTGGGCGAGGACGTCGTCGAAGAGGTGACCACCGAGGAAGCGCAGCCGACCGAGAAGGCCAAGCCGCTGCGCATGAAGATCAGCAAGGCCAAAGAGCGCGCGCTGATGAAGGAATTCGGTCTCGACGAGACCATCCTGTCCGAGGAAGAAGCCCGCGCCCGCCGCGAGCGCCTCAAGACCCTGATCAAGCTCGGCAAGACCCGCGGCTACCTCACGCACGGCGAGATCAACGACCACCTGCCCGACAAGCTGGTCGAGGCCGAAACGCTCGAGGTCGTGGTCTCGCTGCTCAACGACATGGGCGTGGCCGTCTACGAACAGACGCCCGACGCCGAGACCCTGCTGCTCAACAACACCGGCCCCACCGCCGCCACCGAAGAGGAGGCGGAAGAGGAAGCCGAAGCCGCCCTGTCCACCGTGGACAGCGAATTCGGCCGCACCACCGACCCGGTGCGCATGTACATGCGCGAGATGGGCACGGTGGAACTGCTCACCCGCGAGGGCGAGATCGAAATCGCCAAGCGCATCGAAGGCGGCCTGCACAGCATGATGGAGGCGATCAGCGAATCGCCCGCCACCATCGCCGAGATCCTGGCCATGGCCGAAGAGATCCGCGAAGGCAAGGTCGTGATCTCCACCGTGGTCGACGGCTTCGCCGACGCCGACGAGGCCGACGACTACGTGGCCGAAGAAGACTTCGACGACTACGACGAGGCCGACGACGACGACGGCAAGGGCGGCTCCAAGGCCCTGACCCGCAAGCTCGAAGAACTCAAGCGCGAAGCGCTCGAGCGCTTTGACGCGCTGCGCGAAATGTTCGAGAAGCTGCACAAGGCCTACGACAAGGAAGGCTACGGCAGCGCCAACTACACCAAGACGCAGCAGGCCATCACCGAGAAGCTGATGACCATTCGCTTCACCGCGAAGGCCATCGAGAAGCTGTGCAGCACGGTGCGCGGCCAGGTCGACGAGATCCGCAAGAAAGAGCGCGAGCTGCGCCGGATCATCGTGGACAAGTGCGGCATGCCGCAGGAAACCTTCATCAAGGAATTCCCGCCCAACCTGCTCAACCTCAAGTGGGTCGAGAAGCAGGCCGCCGCCGGCAAGCCCTGGAGCACCGTGCTCGAGCGCAACATCCCGCCGGTGCAGGAACTGCAGCAGGGCCTGATCGACATCCAGAACAGCGTGGTGGTGCCGATCGAGCAGTTGAAGGGCATCCACAAGCGCATGAACGAAGGCGAGGCCTCGTCGCGCGACGCCAAGAAAGAGATGATCGAGGCCAACCTGCGCCTGGTGATCTCGATCGCGAAGAAGTACACCAACCGCGGCCTGCAATTCCTCGACCTGATCCAGGAAGGCAACATCGGCCTGATGAAGGCGGTCGACAAGTTCGAGTACCGCCGCGGCTACAAATTCTCGACCTACGCCACGTGGTGGATCCGCCAGGCCATCACGCGCTCGATCGCCGACCAGGCGCGCACCATCCGCATCCCGGTGCACATGATCGAGACCATCAACAAGATGAACCGCATCAGCCGCCAGCACCTGCAGGAGTTCGGCTTCGAGCCCGATGCGTCCATCCTGGCCGAGAAGATGGAGATGCCCGAGGACAAGATCCGCAAGATCATGAAGATCGCCAAGGAGCCGATCTCGATGGAAACCCCCATCGGCGACGACGACGATTCGCACCTGGGCGACTTCATCGAGGACACCACCAACACCGCCCCGATCGAGGCCGCCATGCAGGCCGGCCTGCGCGAGGTGGTCAAGGAGATCCTCGACAGCCTCACGCCGCGCGAGGCCAAGGTGCTGCGCATGCGCTTCGGCATCGAGATGTCCACCGACCACACGCTCGAAGAGGTGGGCAAGCAGTTCGACGTCACGCGCGAACGCATCCGCCAGATCGAGAGCAAGGCGGTGCGCAAGCTCAAGCACCCCAGCCGCAGCGACAAGCTGCGCAGCTTCATCGACTCGCTCTGA
- a CDS encoding Bug family tripartite tricarboxylate transporter substrate binding protein translates to MHSFFTAPFSRRRLAVLAAAALALPAALAQGNGFPGKPITFVVPFAAGSATDSLARAVGQSVAEKGGQPVVVDNKAGASGAIAAQQVARAPADGYTVLITTNTTHAANEHLYKKLSYDPVKDFAPISGLGKGGQIMVVRADSPYRSVGDVLAAARQAPGKLSFGSGSSSSRVAGELFQQMAQVQLLHVPYRSNPMGITDLLGGQITMMFTDASTGVPQITAGKLRALGVTSSKRTAVLPDVPTIDEAGVKGYDMGYWFAAYAPAGTPAPVVARLNQLVAEALKSPAVLQFFASSGGEVFPTTPDGLAKFQAAETAKWGKVIKAAGIEPE, encoded by the coding sequence ATGCATTCGTTCTTCACCGCCCCGTTCTCGCGACGCCGCCTGGCCGTGCTGGCCGCGGCCGCGCTCGCGCTGCCCGCGGCCCTGGCCCAGGGCAATGGCTTCCCCGGCAAGCCCATCACCTTCGTCGTGCCCTTCGCGGCCGGCAGCGCCACCGACAGCCTCGCGCGTGCGGTCGGCCAGTCGGTGGCCGAGAAGGGCGGCCAGCCGGTGGTGGTGGACAACAAGGCCGGCGCCAGCGGCGCCATCGCCGCGCAGCAGGTGGCGCGCGCGCCGGCCGACGGCTACACCGTGCTCATCACCACCAACACCACGCATGCGGCCAACGAGCACCTTTACAAGAAGCTCAGCTACGACCCGGTGAAAGACTTCGCGCCGATCTCGGGCCTGGGCAAGGGCGGCCAGATCATGGTGGTGCGCGCCGATTCGCCCTACCGCAGCGTGGGCGACGTGCTCGCGGCCGCGCGCCAGGCGCCGGGCAAGCTCTCGTTCGGCAGCGGCAGCTCGTCGAGCCGCGTGGCGGGCGAGCTGTTCCAGCAGATGGCCCAGGTGCAGCTGCTGCACGTGCCCTACCGCAGCAACCCCATGGGCATCACCGACCTGCTCGGCGGCCAGATCACCATGATGTTCACCGACGCCTCCACCGGCGTGCCCCAGATCACCGCGGGCAAGCTGCGCGCGCTGGGTGTCACCTCGAGCAAGCGCACCGCGGTGCTGCCCGACGTGCCCACCATCGACGAGGCCGGCGTGAAGGGCTACGACATGGGTTACTGGTTCGCCGCCTACGCGCCGGCGGGCACGCCCGCGCCGGTGGTGGCGCGCCTCAACCAGCTCGTGGCCGAGGCGCTCAAGAGCCCGGCGGTGCTGCAGTTCTTCGCCAGCAGCGGCGGTGAGGTGTTCCCCACCACGCCCGACGGCCTGGCCAAGTTCCAGGCGGCCGAGACGGCCAAGTGGGGCAAGGTGATCAAGGCCGCGGGCATCGAGCCCGAATGA
- a CDS encoding acyclic terpene utilization AtuA family protein — protein MSRQETLRIASAAGFSGDRADAAGPVVDALVRAGGPACLIFETLAERTLALAQLARREDPARGYEPLLGEMLSPVLARCLRHGIRIVSNFGAANPVGAALHIHRLCADQGLRAPRIAVIEGDDVSGEAHRPALREALPGLDSLALVSANAYIGAEAIADALRAGADIVVAGRVADPSLTLGPALHHFGWALDDWDRLAGATMAGHLLECGTQVTGGYYADPGLKDVPGLARLGYPIAELHADGGCVITKPEGTGGLVDRHTVTEQLLYELHDPTAYLTPDVVADIGAAELDEIGPDRVRLRGVRGHPRPTHLKVNVCHESGWLAEGEVSYAGPRAEARARLAAATVRERMGPDVSLRADLIGVASVWADDHGRWLADLPPGDARDVRLRLAMRHSDPARARRLLNEVTALYTCGPAGGGGIRTALRPTLGTLSCLLSRAQVPTRFVMVEAAHA, from the coding sequence ATGAGCAGACAGGAGACTTTGCGCATCGCCTCGGCCGCGGGTTTTTCGGGCGACCGCGCCGATGCCGCCGGCCCGGTGGTCGACGCGCTGGTGCGCGCGGGCGGCCCGGCCTGCCTGATCTTCGAGACCCTGGCCGAGCGCACCCTCGCACTCGCCCAACTGGCGCGGCGCGAAGACCCCGCGCGCGGCTACGAGCCGCTGCTGGGCGAGATGCTGTCGCCCGTGCTGGCACGCTGCCTGCGGCATGGCATCCGCATCGTGAGCAACTTCGGCGCGGCCAATCCGGTGGGCGCAGCGCTGCACATCCACCGGCTGTGCGCCGACCAAGGCCTGCGTGCACCGCGCATCGCGGTGATCGAGGGCGACGACGTGAGCGGCGAAGCGCACCGGCCCGCGCTGCGCGAGGCCTTGCCGGGGCTGGATAGCCTGGCGCTGGTGAGCGCCAACGCCTACATCGGCGCCGAGGCCATCGCCGATGCCTTGCGGGCGGGCGCCGACATCGTGGTGGCCGGGCGCGTGGCCGACCCCTCGCTCACGCTCGGGCCCGCGCTGCACCACTTCGGCTGGGCGCTCGACGACTGGGACCGCCTGGCCGGCGCGACCATGGCGGGCCACCTGCTCGAGTGCGGCACGCAGGTCACGGGCGGCTACTACGCCGACCCCGGCCTGAAAGACGTGCCCGGGCTCGCGCGCCTGGGCTACCCGATCGCCGAACTGCACGCCGACGGCGGCTGCGTGATCACCAAGCCCGAGGGCACGGGCGGTCTGGTGGACCGCCACACCGTGACCGAGCAACTGCTCTACGAACTGCACGACCCCACGGCCTACCTCACGCCCGACGTGGTGGCCGACATCGGCGCGGCCGAGCTCGACGAGATCGGCCCCGACCGCGTGCGCCTGCGCGGCGTGCGCGGCCACCCGCGGCCCACGCACCTGAAGGTGAACGTGTGCCATGAGAGCGGCTGGCTGGCCGAGGGCGAGGTGTCGTACGCCGGGCCGCGCGCCGAGGCGCGCGCACGGCTGGCGGCCGCCACCGTGCGCGAGCGCATGGGGCCGGACGTGTCCCTGCGCGCCGACCTGATCGGCGTGGCCAGCGTGTGGGCCGACGATCACGGCCGCTGGCTCGCCGACCTGCCGCCGGGCGACGCGCGCGACGTTCGCCTGCGCCTGGCCATGCGCCACAGCGACCCGGCGCGCGCGCGCCGCCTGCTCAACGAGGTGACCGCGCTCTACACCTGCGGCCCGGCCGGGGGCGGCGGCATCCGCACCGCGCTGCGCCCCACGCTGGGCACGCTCTCCTGCCTGCTGTCGCGCGCGCAGGTGCCCACGCGCTTCGTGATGGTGGAGGCCGCGCATGCCTGA
- a CDS encoding LysR family transcriptional regulator — protein MQINLSTRELRAFVALADQRNFTRAAALCHLSQPAFSALIRALEEHVGGRLFDRTTRQVELTAEGEAFLRAAQRLLSDAEAAVGDVRDHVARRRGRVAIAALPSLAAGWLPPLLARFHREHPGIELDVADVLSDDCVARVRAGSADFALASTRAQTNGLRTERFCSDQFHAVFRRDHPLARASGKLKLAELAAWPIVQLARSSSVRQYVEAAIYPNRLQTLMELEQLSTVAAMVREGLGISIVPSLTLFHFDHPELRARPVVSTGLKRQVFLVRRADRALSSAAQGLYELLMANRPRA, from the coding sequence ATGCAGATCAATCTGTCGACCCGCGAACTGCGGGCCTTCGTGGCCCTGGCCGACCAGCGCAACTTCACGCGCGCGGCCGCGCTGTGCCACCTGTCGCAGCCCGCGTTCTCGGCGCTGATCCGCGCGCTCGAAGAACACGTGGGCGGCCGCCTGTTCGACCGCACCACGCGCCAGGTGGAACTCACGGCGGAGGGCGAGGCCTTTCTGCGCGCGGCGCAGCGCCTGCTCAGCGACGCCGAGGCCGCGGTGGGCGACGTGCGCGACCACGTGGCGCGGCGGCGCGGCCGGGTGGCCATCGCCGCCCTGCCCTCGCTGGCGGCGGGCTGGCTGCCGCCGCTGCTGGCGCGCTTTCACCGCGAACACCCGGGCATCGAGCTCGACGTGGCCGACGTGCTGTCCGACGACTGCGTGGCGCGCGTGCGCGCGGGCAGCGCCGATTTCGCGCTCGCCTCCACGCGCGCCCAGACCAACGGCCTGCGCACCGAGCGCTTCTGCAGCGACCAGTTCCACGCCGTGTTCCGCCGCGACCACCCGCTGGCGCGCGCGAGCGGCAAGCTCAAGCTTGCCGAGCTCGCGGCCTGGCCCATCGTCCAGCTCGCGCGCTCGAGCAGCGTGCGCCAGTACGTGGAGGCCGCGATCTACCCGAACCGGCTGCAGACGCTGATGGAGCTCGAGCAGCTCAGCACCGTGGCCGCCATGGTGCGCGAAGGCCTGGGCATTTCCATCGTGCCCTCGCTCACGCTGTTCCACTTCGACCACCCGGAGCTGCGCGCGCGGCCGGTGGTGTCGACCGGGCTCAAGCGGCAGGTGTTCCTGGTGCGCCGCGCCGACCGCGCGCTGTCGTCGGCGGCGCAGGGGCTTTACGAGCTGCTCATGGCGAACCGGCCGCGGGCCTGA